The Trichlorobacter lovleyi SZ DNA window CCACGTCCGCCTTGTGTTCAACCGTTTCAAAAGCCGCGTCAAAGGAATCTCTCAACAGCTAAGATAATCCAGGCGGTCTCCAGTGGCTATTTATCCAAAAGTCGTTAATTCATTTTTGCAAAGTACAAACCGGTCAAGACAGCCGTTTTTCAAATCTAGTAAATTCAGTTTTGGTGGGGGTTCTGCCATCTGATCAACCGATTTTCAAAAATAGCTATTTCTGGTTTCAAAAGTCAGGATCTTACTTTTGGAGAAGAGATTCTTGGCGGATCGGCTGATTATCGCAACTAACCGCTTTTGAAATTATCATCATTTTGGGAATCGAGCATTTTTCCTGCCAGCATCGGGGGAAAGTTGGATCACGAAAAATTCGTTAATTTGGCCAGTATTTTCACCTGCGTGGTGATCGGATTAAACCGTAAGTTTCTGCTTAAATGCCCCCGCTGGTCCCATATCAAATCTTTGGAGTCTTTAAAGCTTATGTGATCAGAGGTCCTATTACCATTTCTATAAACGCTCTATCAACAGATGGCCAGATATGCAGCTACCGGGTCATTAGGCCTCGAAGACAACATCTCTCCTTCGGGCAAAGCCGCAGATCACCCGCAGGTTCGGGCTGCTCAGTAATGCGTTACCCCTTGTAGGCTTGAATTGAGGGAATCAGTCTCGGTCAGCAAACCTTTAGCGTGCTATTTATTCCGTTTTCTGTGGTGACCCCAGTAGATCTAAACGAAAAAAGTCCGCAGCTACCTTACGCAGCATGCGGACTTTCCGTGTTTAAAGTCGCTTGATCTCGTGTCAACTCCCAGTCCCCGGAGAGTTTCATGATGTAAGATCAAGGCAGGTCTTCTGACTTGCGAATCATCCTCCGGGCGTCTTCCCGATCAAATTGATCAGTGACATTGTTGCCCTTTGTCATCGCTTACAGCGGCGGGTCCGTGGAGGAGTTTCACCTCACTTCCCTATCAAGCCCGTATGGGCACCGTTGATCGTATATTCTGCTTCCGTCATGTAACAACGGAATATATTGTGGCAGACCATCTAGCACAGCACAAGATATAGAGTCAAGCAACTCGTTTTTACCGTATGAAAATCAGGATGTTCAGATCTGAGCAGGGGAGCTGTAGCAGACTGGGCAGGTCGGTGCAGGTAGCTTTTTCCGTGGGCAGTCCCAGGTCTTCACACAGCCATACCGTGTGGGGGGCTGATTTCTGTTTCAGCAGTTCCTGTGCAATTTCCTTTGGGCTGTTCTCCTGATCAGTCAGGATGCAGACCTTGTCTGCATCAGCAATCCTGCCAAGGATATCAGTAAGTTTTCTGCCGTGGGCCGACAGCACCAGCGCGTCGTCCCAAGGTTCTTTGATCAGGGCAAAGGCATACTGCACGCTGGAGATATTGCTGATGATCCTGATTCGCTGCTTGGGCAGATGGTTCAGCAGGAAGCGTCCCACGCCAAAGTAGAGCGGGTCACCGGAGGCCAGCACAGCGGTTCTTTTACTGGTTTTTTCAAGCAGTTGCAACAGATCAGGCAGTTTTCCCAGGGGGATTTTATCGCCGGGATGTGCAGAAAACAGCGCCAGATGGCGCGGGTGGCCGATTAGCAGTTCTGCGTGCATGATCGCCTTACGGGCGGCACCGCTCAGGCCGTCCAGACCGCCGACTCCCATGCCGATCAGGCTTATTTCTGGTTGTTGCATGGTTGCTCCTGGTGCGCTGCCAGTGCAGCAGTAATGTCTGCAATAGCGTTATAGACCGCAATGCCGTCCGGTTGTTCTGGCTGGTGGATGATAATGACGCGGCAGCCGGTCAGGCGGGCCGCCTCAAGTTTTTCCGGCAGGCCACCGGCAACGCCGCTGTCTTTGGTGACCAGCGTGCCGATCTGATAGCGCTGAATCAGTTGGACGGTATCTTCAACGGAAAACGGCCCCCTGGCCGCAATGATCTGGTCAGGTATTAACCCGGCCTCGCAACAGGAATGCTCCGATTCCGGGTGCGGCAACACCCTGACAAAGAGGGTGACATCGGCAGTGGTAGCAGCCTTTGTATAGGGCAGCAGGTTACGGGAACCGCTGGTCAACAGGATCGGTCTGCCAAAGGAAACCGCCCGTTGCGCTGCTTCACTATGGCTGGTTACGCTGATGTTCTCTTCACCGTACCGGTCACAGCCCATGCGTTGCCAACGTAGATACGGGATGCCAATGGAGGTTGCCGCAGCCAATGCGGTTGCGTGGGCAGCCGTTGCAAAGGGATGGGTGGCATCCACCAGCAGCCTGATCTGTTCCCGGCAAATCAGTTCTTCCATCTGCTGTTGATTCAGACGACCATGCCGACGTGATACCAATGCGTGTTCAGGCAGCTCCAGCACAGCGTCGGTTGCGGTAGAGACCAGGGTCGGCCAGCCTTGCTCCGCAAAGGCAGCGGCCAACGGCGCTGTCTCGCTGGTGCCCCCCAACAGCAGAATCACAGGGAGTACCCCCGCGAGGTCACCAGCAGTCCGTTTAGCAGGCGGGTGTCGCTGTTGCCGATGATCACCAATGAACGCATGGTGACGCTCTGTTCCAGCAGGCCGCTCAGCGTGGTCAGGGTGATGGTTTCATCCGGGCTGCTGGCGGCGGTGACAATCCCCACCGGCGTGGTGGCCGGACGATGGCGTCGCAGAATTTCCACCGTTTCTTCCAGTTGTCTGACCCGTTTGGTGCTACGTGGGTTGTACAGGGCCAGCACCATATCTGCCTCGGCCAAAAGTTCTATCCGGCGTCTGATCCGCTCCCACGGTACCAGCAGGTCGCTTAAGCTGATGCAGGCATAGTCCAGCATCAGCGGCGCACCCAACCGGGCAGCGGCGGCATTGGCGGCAGAGATACCGGGGATGATCTCAATCGCCACCTGCAATGATTCAGCCTCGGCCATTTCCAGCGCCAGTCCGGCCATGCCGTAGACACCGGCATCACCGGAAGAAACCAGCGCCACGGTTGCCCCTTCGTACGCCCGCTGCAGGGCGGCACGACAGCGTTCACGCTCCTGCATCATGCCGGAGACGATCAGCTCCTTGCCGTTGGTCAGATCAGCCAGTGACTCAATATAGGGGGTGTAGCCCGCCACTACACTGCTGTGGTTGATGGCTTGCACGGCTCGCCCGGTTCGATCAGAGGCAGCACCAGGCCCGATCCCTACGACAAACAGCCTTCCTGTGCCACCGCTACGGTGACCCCCTGTATGATGGTTTTGGGTAGTAGTAATTGTGTCCTCCTTCCGGCCAAAAGCGCCGCCGGTTCAGCAACCGCCGGTAGTCTGACCTTTGCCTGTACAAAATCCGAATGTCCGAAGCGCCGGGCAGTATGCCTGATCTCATCGGACGGAATGATCCTGAGCGGTATGTCCAATCTGCTGGCCGCCTCCAGCAGACCTTTTTCATCGGCTTTCAGGTCCGCCGAGGCCAGTAGACGTACCTGCTCCATGCGGCAGCCAGCCAACTGTACCCCTTCGGTAATGGCGGCCATGATCCGTTCTGCGGAGGTACCCCGGCGGCAGCCGATTCCGACAATAATCCTTTTCAGCGCCTCGGACGAGGTGGTGATCACCGGCTCTGCGCCGATCAGGTTGGCCAGACGCAGGGCACAGTCGTTGGCACCCCCTTCATGGCCGGACAGCAGGCTGACCATCCAGCGTCCGTGCAGGTCAGTCACCACCACAGCCGGATCGCTTAATTTGTGTTGCAGCACCGGCGCCAGCGCCCGTACCACCACGCCAGCCGGGGCGGCATAGACCAGCTCGCGGTAACGTTGGAAAATTTCAGCGGTTAACGGAATGACCGCTGAAAAGGGGATCGCATCAGTAGGCAGATCCGTTACCGCGTGATGGACGTACAGGTCCGCCTCCGGTTCAAAGCTGCGAATCTTCTGCAGCAGTGCCAGACCTTCAGCAGACAAGGTAATCAGAGCGGTTTTCATGGCTCTGTGGCGATGCGGTATTCATGGGAAAAGGCCGCATCATAGAGCTTTGATGCCGGAATATCCCGCCCCAGGGCATGGCCCACCACGATCAGGGCGGTCTTCTGTAAGCCCGCCTGGGCCGCCTGTCGGGCAATGTCAACAAGAGTTCCCCTCAAGATTTGCTGATCCGGCCAGGAGGCGTGGTAGACCACGGCAACCGGGCAGTCCGGGCCGTAGAACGGGGTCAGAGTTGTGCTTACCTCGTCAATCTTGTGGGTTGAAAGGTAAATGCAGAGGGTGGAACGGCTGGCTGCCAACTGTTCCAGCGACTCCTTTTCCGGCATCGGCGTCCGTCCGGCAGTACGGGTCAGGATCACGGTCTGGGAGACCTCCGGTGCGGTCAGCTCGGTTGTGAGCGCCGCCGCAGCAGCCTGGAAGGCGCTGATCCCCGGCACCACCTGATAGCTGATGCCGTACTGGTCAAGCAGGTTCATCTGTTCGCGGATTGCGCCGTACAGGGCCGGTTCGCCGGAATGGAGCCGAATCGTGTCAAGCCCCCGCTCTGCAGCACCCCGCATAGCCGCCACGGTCTGCTCCAGGGTCATGCTTGCCGAGTCGTGACGCTCCGCATCCGGCGGTAAAAGGGTTAGAATATCTGGATTGACCAGCGATCCGGCATAGATACATACCGCTGCGTTACGCAGCAGCCGTTCTGCCTTACGGGTCAACAGCTCGGGGTCACCCGGTCCGGCGCCAACAAAATAAACCATCATAGAAGAGATTCCTTTCCTTGCCAGGCGGTAAGGTCGCCGTTGCTGCCCAGCCAGTCGCCATTGTTATCGGTCAGCACCGCCGCCACCGGAAATCCGGGGGAAAAGGTACGGATAATCGACGCAACAGTATCATCAGCCAAAGCGTTTCCCAGGATCAGGCGTTCTGCCGGTTCAAGGGCCTGAAACAGTCCCTCCACGGTTGGTGTCCCGTCCGGTGCGCTGCCCAATAGCTCGATACAGCGTCTGGTTACCACCGGCAGGGCAGAATCGGAGCGGGCCGAATGGGTATCCCATTGCCCGGCAGCCAGCTTGACCAGTTTGCCGGGATGCCCCAGCAGCAACAGACGTTCAAGCGGTTCAACTGCGGCGAGCTTGAGCAGGTAGCCCCATTCGTTGCCCACCTCCACCAGTTGGTGTTCCCTGATCCTGAAGTGACGCTCGGCTGCCCGTGCCCCGATATGCCCCGGCACCAGGATCGGGTCTTTGATGCCGCAGGCCAGGGTAATGGCAAAGGAACAGCGGATGGTCTCCTGCACCGCCTGATGGCTGAAAGGCCGCACCCGTCCGGTGGTGCCCAGCACCGACAGCCCGCCTTCAATCCCCAGGCGCGGGTTGAAGGTCTTTGTTGCCAGCGCTCTGCCGCCCGGAATGGCGATGGTAATGATCAGGCCGTCACCGGTTACCTGTCGCACCGCCTGTTCAATCATCCGGCGCGGTACCGGGTTAATGGCCGGTTCTCCAGGGAGAACCGCCAGACCGGGCAGGGTTACGGTACCCACCCCATCACCGGCCTTGAAAATAATGCCGCCTGTGCTGGAACGGGCAACCGTAGCCACCACAAAAGAGCCGTTGGTAATATCCGGGTCATCTCCCGCATCCTTACGCACCGAAGCAGCACACCATTCTTTGCCGTACTGCAGATCCTCCACCGTCAGCAGCACCCGGCTGTTGTCCGGCAGGGTCAGTTCAATGCAGGGGGGCACCGGCAGACCGTACAACGCCAGGGTTGCCGCCTGGGCGGCGGCAGCAGCGCAACTGCCGGTGGTGTAGCCGCCTCGCAGTTCTTTACTCACTCCCAGCCTTTCCGGCCAAGCTGCACAATCACCGTAGACATATAGCCCATTGCCTCCGGCAGGTTGCTCGTCAGGCGGCTGATGATCACCTCGCGACCTTCCTGTTCCACATGGCAGACCAGTCTGGCCCGTTCCAGTAGGCCGTGACCGGCCAGCAACGCTGTCAACTCTTTCAGGCGGGGGCCAACCTTGTACAGCACCAGGGTTTCGCAGCGGGTAAGTGCCTCTTCCACCTGTTCAAGTCTTACCGCAGGCATCAGGATCAGGCGGTCATCCTGAATGGTCAGGGGAGTGCCGAAGCGGGCCGCTGCGGCCTGCATGGCGCTGATGCCCGGCACGACATGGATCTGTTCTGTCGGCAGCAGTTCTGCCAACGCCTCCAGCAGGTAGGCGCTGGTGCTGTAGAATAGGGGGTCGCCAATGGTGATCTGCACGACCGACTGTCCCTGTTTGCAGCGCGTTGCTGCCAGATCCGCTGCATCGGCCCAGCACTGGCGGGTAGCCGCCTGATTGCGCTCCATCGGGTAGCTGTTTTCAATCAGCTCCTGTTTATCCAGCAACGGACGGATGGCGGTAACGGCAAGACTTTCATCGCTTTTATTGGAACGGGGGGCGATGATGACATCGGCGGTCTCCACCAGCCGGGCAGCTCGCAGGGTCAGCAGATCCGGGGCGCCGGGACCGACGCCAACGGCGTAAAAATGACCGGGCAGCGCCCGTTCAAAACAGTTCATCAGATACCTCCAAAGTCAGCCTGCATGGCCGTGTCAAGGTGACGGCAGTACAGCGCCAGGATCTGGTCGTTCAAGCCAGCCGGGCCGCTGCAGGTGGAAGTTGCAGCACCCACCTGTGCCTTCCAGGAATCCTCTTCATCCCCCATGATGTCGTTCATGACATGGTCGCCAGCCACAAGCATCAGCGGGATAAAATGAACGGCACCGGAGCGCTGCGCCATCTCCCGAGCCCGTGCCAATGGCGCTGTGCCGGGATTGTCCCCCTCAATGGTCGCCACCATCACCTGGGGATGACGGGCCTCGATTACTGCGGCAAACTGCCTGATTTCATGATTGAACTGATCATGCTGCTCATTGCCGTGGCAGCCGATTACCGTGGGGATGCCGACGGGGATTTCAGGTTCAAGGGCGCAGATGACCGCTTCAATATCCTGATCCGTTGTTAGCAACGGTGCAGCACAGACGGTCTTAAGTCCCGGCTCTGCTGCAAGGGCGGCGGTAATCTTGCCGTATTCCTGACCCGGCACGATCAGAAACGGCAGCACCGCCACCTGGGTGACGCCCTG harbors:
- the cbiE gene encoding precorrin-6y C5,15-methyltransferase (decarboxylating) subunit CbiE, which produces MQQPEISLIGMGVGGLDGLSGAARKAIMHAELLIGHPRHLALFSAHPGDKIPLGKLPDLLQLLEKTSKRTAVLASGDPLYFGVGRFLLNHLPKQRIRIISNISSVQYAFALIKEPWDDALVLSAHGRKLTDILGRIADADKVCILTDQENSPKEIAQELLKQKSAPHTVWLCEDLGLPTEKATCTDLPSLLQLPCSDLNILIFIR
- a CDS encoding cobalt-precorrin 5A hydrolase; protein product: MKTALITLSAEGLALLQKIRSFEPEADLYVHHAVTDLPTDAIPFSAVIPLTAEIFQRYRELVYAAPAGVVVRALAPVLQHKLSDPAVVVTDLHGRWMVSLLSGHEGGANDCALRLANLIGAEPVITTSSEALKRIIVGIGCRRGTSAERIMAAITEGVQLAGCRMEQVRLLASADLKADEKGLLEAASRLDIPLRIIPSDEIRHTARRFGHSDFVQAKVRLPAVAEPAALLAGRRTQLLLPKTIIQGVTVAVAQEGCLS
- the cobK gene encoding precorrin-6A reductase, producing the protein MILLLGGTSETAPLAAAFAEQGWPTLVSTATDAVLELPEHALVSRRHGRLNQQQMEELICREQIRLLVDATHPFATAAHATALAAATSIGIPYLRWQRMGCDRYGEENISVTSHSEAAQRAVSFGRPILLTSGSRNLLPYTKAATTADVTLFVRVLPHPESEHSCCEAGLIPDQIIAARGPFSVEDTVQLIQRYQIGTLVTKDSGVAGGLPEKLEAARLTGCRVIIIHQPEQPDGIAVYNAIADITAALAAHQEQPCNNQK
- the cobJ gene encoding precorrin-3B C(17)-methyltransferase, which gives rise to MQAINHSSVVAGYTPYIESLADLTNGKELIVSGMMQERERCRAALQRAYEGATVALVSSGDAGVYGMAGLALEMAEAESLQVAIEIIPGISAANAAAARLGAPLMLDYACISLSDLLVPWERIRRRIELLAEADMVLALYNPRSTKRVRQLEETVEILRRHRPATTPVGIVTAASSPDETITLTTLSGLLEQSVTMRSLVIIGNSDTRLLNGLLVTSRGYSL
- the cobI gene encoding precorrin-2 C(20)-methyltransferase, producing MNCFERALPGHFYAVGVGPGAPDLLTLRAARLVETADVIIAPRSNKSDESLAVTAIRPLLDKQELIENSYPMERNQAATRQCWADAADLAATRCKQGQSVVQITIGDPLFYSTSAYLLEALAELLPTEQIHVVPGISAMQAAAARFGTPLTIQDDRLILMPAVRLEQVEEALTRCETLVLYKVGPRLKELTALLAGHGLLERARLVCHVEQEGREVIISRLTSNLPEAMGYMSTVIVQLGRKGWE
- the cbiD gene encoding cobalt-precorrin-5B (C(1))-methyltransferase CbiD, encoding MSKELRGGYTTGSCAAAAAQAATLALYGLPVPPCIELTLPDNSRVLLTVEDLQYGKEWCAASVRKDAGDDPDITNGSFVVATVARSSTGGIIFKAGDGVGTVTLPGLAVLPGEPAINPVPRRMIEQAVRQVTGDGLIITIAIPGGRALATKTFNPRLGIEGGLSVLGTTGRVRPFSHQAVQETIRCSFAITLACGIKDPILVPGHIGARAAERHFRIREHQLVEVGNEWGYLLKLAAVEPLERLLLLGHPGKLVKLAAGQWDTHSARSDSALPVVTRRCIELLGSAPDGTPTVEGLFQALEPAERLILGNALADDTVASIIRTFSPGFPVAAVLTDNNGDWLGSNGDLTAWQGKESLL
- a CDS encoding sirohydrochlorin cobaltochelatase, whose protein sequence is MTTTTNQALALVFFGTTADAGLKVYDWIEAQMAARYPQMMVRRAFTSQMVIRRLKERGVTVPNLPELFSDFKQQGVTQVAVLPFLIVPGQEYGKITAALAAEPGLKTVCAAPLLTTDQDIEAVICALEPEIPVGIPTVIGCHGNEQHDQFNHEIRQFAAVIEARHPQVMVATIEGDNPGTAPLARAREMAQRSGAVHFIPLMLVAGDHVMNDIMGDEEDSWKAQVGAATSTCSGPAGLNDQILALYCRHLDTAMQADFGGI
- the cobM gene encoding precorrin-4 C(11)-methyltransferase, with the protein product MMVYFVGAGPGDPELLTRKAERLLRNAAVCIYAGSLVNPDILTLLPPDAERHDSASMTLEQTVAAMRGAAERGLDTIRLHSGEPALYGAIREQMNLLDQYGISYQVVPGISAFQAAAAALTTELTAPEVSQTVILTRTAGRTPMPEKESLEQLAASRSTLCIYLSTHKIDEVSTTLTPFYGPDCPVAVVYHASWPDQQILRGTLVDIARQAAQAGLQKTALIVVGHALGRDIPASKLYDAAFSHEYRIATEP